Genomic DNA from Parvivirga hydrogeniphila:
ATACAGCAAGTGATTGATTTCACTTCGTCCGTGGTACACTCCTCTATGAAATCGTGAACTGCTGCGAGCACTTCCTTGAAGTCGGCGCCAGCAGGGGTCGTGTTGCTGTGCGCAGGTCGCGCGGGGTCTGGGGCTGCCATGCTGAGCGAGAGCGAGGGCGAGCGTGCGCGAGGTCCTCGGGTGCAGCTCGGGTCGCTGCTGATCATCGCAGCGACATGGGGTTTCGTAACGCTCTTGTTGTCCACCGGTTCCATCGCGGCGCTGGTCTGGCCGCTCATGAGCGTTCCGATCGTGCTGGCAGGACTCCTGCTCGGGCCCGGCGGCGGGGTGGTGACAGGAGCGCTTAGCGCCCTTGCGGCGTTCCTGTTGCTCCGTGAGCATACATCGTCGGTGTGGGCAGGGATCGGCTCGTTCACCGCCATCGCCGTGATCGCTGGCATCAAGACCACGCGCGACGAGGCGCGTATCGTGGAGCTGCAGGCTCTCAGCGCGCTCGATCAAGAGACCGGCGTGATCTCGGAACGGCACTTCTGTTCTCGCGTCGAGGAAGAGGCCCGCAGGTCCGTCCGCTACCGCCATTCCTTCGGTGTCGTCCGCGCATCGGTCTCCGGCTACCAGAGCTTCGTCAGGAAGTTCGGTTCGTTCAAGGGGAAGGCGATGCTCGCCCGCTTCGCAGAAGCGGTGCGGGCCGCCGTCCGCGACAGCGACATCGTCGGACGTCTCGGGGAACACGACATCGGAATCCTGCTGCCGCAGTCGGGGACAGCAGAATGCCAGGCGGTTGCAACACGGGTCTCAGACATCGTCGCCCAAACCCGTTTCGAGGGCGACGCGGTCGAGCCGTTCGTGACTGCGGAGGCGAGAACGGCGTGGGCGGTGTTTCCTGACGACGCCGAGAACGTCGAGACGCT
This window encodes:
- a CDS encoding GGDEF domain-containing protein; this translates as MLSESEGERARGPRVQLGSLLIIAATWGFVTLLLSTGSIAALVWPLMSVPIVLAGLLLGPGGGVVTGALSALAAFLLLREHTSSVWAGIGSFTAIAVIAGIKTTRDEARIVELQALSALDQETGVISERHFCSRVEEEARRSVRYRHSFGVVRASVSGYQSFVRKFGSFKGKAMLARFAEAVRAAVRDSDIVGRLGEHDIGILLPQSGTAECQAVATRVSDIVAQTRFEGDAVEPFVTAEARTAWAVFPDDAENVETLLGLLRERIALADDSLFSETGVQV